Proteins co-encoded in one Dryobates pubescens isolate bDryPub1 chromosome 4, bDryPub1.pri, whole genome shotgun sequence genomic window:
- the USP42 gene encoding ubiquitin carboxyl-terminal hydrolase 42, with the protein MTIVNKPKSSNSKKSSSRRSDKSQKPRTKKMTSRTANLGRVPPAEDPNGSVDKGPAGHIYCRSSQKSKPFAQRDLVVNDGIAPPQRILFPPEKICMDWQQTQSVGVGLQNLGNTCFLNSTLQCLTYTPPLANYMLSLEHTQSCHEEGFCMMCTMETHINQVLCCSNNAIKPTSVINGLKRIGKHFHFGSQEDAHEFLCFTVDALQKACLNGSTKLDRSSQATTLIYQIFGGYLRSRVKCLNCKAVSDTYEPFLDITLDIKAVTSVTRALEQFVKPEQLDGENSYKCSKCKKMVPASKRYTIHRASNVLTISLKRFANFTGGKINKDVKYPEYLDLRAYMSQSIGEPLIYALYAVLVHSGFNCNAGHYLCFIKAGNGLWYRMNDASVELSDIKTVLNQQAYVLFYIRRYDLTLGERAFYLPAPSYPRSFLGQRGANSKQAGFMGPRLPPHMIKNSSRLNGNGPLKEDPSTIGVTLKRPSSAPPTACVQNWAIARPSIPDPSKPQKITISIHNKLPARQTVSQPDCPSGAAEDEDLSKPVASSTITNSSAAESTSNASTVSVATNISKQEVPDEIFVEPAVNGNGNSKLSSDNVVPYSSESSGKSEESKGLFKRNCNIVSSNGILIGKVVRTLQNSHSSCQNAEEERSQHELPKNDSLNGAISLDNESKENGLKLDDSTCQVQPVKPSEIFFSKTNGLLETMPITLSPVPQEILLESLTYSQLNSLSEEISVPGPQKSSENEALMETVVMEALFAYEESKKVPSNFSCEVENLFSQSDSETISTKEVAESIKQADNVHPNINSQHKVRKKSLDNEDEFLGQCESEDGRDKDKPRRSKEPELISKENPLYIKGSPESEEKLGPTSSLKSDIECSSKKLASLDTADKCQDTKDISNNYVEVPPVNDSSITKLDKVLESQFSRENEGLSNKKCEEDKHRKKYKKTLYDSKRTDKEHYRKKRESSDTEEKEKQTRSKADDHSHRRRCSRSVETNKQNRPKQEYCSESKYRASHGDRKSPDKGKSSGKYSRYRSRSRERTEQDRNRYYHSKGERTWSRERYYQDEPRRWDKCRYYNDYYSSYGARDGRERKSSYCDKDFDKVSQAYNRSQKDYHCRSRWPHNTFTDGHHFSSHRANIYHCSVPQQQSEKYPRERHAFPPLSAHSNFEDSSWENEKLRNGKRKSSPSESSGSEIERKCRKIDDQRMKKYKKKKKKSKDKHREKDYKHYDLDDSVLRFDNDSRKHKKKKKKKKHIRKPKDFLEHLDPHFQKKRWEREESCPPGGYFCEQYRNQGSNQPSKEGKSSAAGESKKHSFIPSNEYGKDAELTDGSLHYSS; encoded by the exons ATGACCATAGTTAACAAGCCAAAATCTTCAAACTCTAAAAAATCATCATCGAGGCGGTCTGACAAATCCCAGAAACCCCGTACGAAGAAAATGACATCACGCACTGCAAATCTGGGACGGGTACCACCTGCGGAAGACCCAAATGGCTCAGTGGACAAAGGACCTGCAGGTCATATTTATTGTAGGTCATCTCAAAAATCTAAGCCTTTTGCCCAAAGAGATCTAG TTGTCAATGATGGAATTGCCCCACCACAAAGGATTCTGTTTCCACCTGAGAAAATTTGTATGGACTGGCAGCAAACACAAAGTGTGGGAGTTGGACTGCAAAACCTGGGCAACACCTGCTTCCTTAATTCTACTCTTCAGTGTTTGACCTATACACCTCCGCTTGCCAATTACATGCTTTCTCTTGAACACACCCAGTCAT GTCACGAAGAAGGATTCTGTATGATGTGCACTATGGAAACTCACATAAACCAAGTCCTGTGTTGCTCCAATAATGCCATCAAACCCACATCTGTTATCAATGGCCTTAAAA GAATAggaaaacatttccattttgGCAGTCAGGAAGATGCCCATGAATTCTTATGCTTCACCGTCGATGCTTTGCAGAAAGCTTGCTTGAATGGAAGCACCAA ATTGGACAGATCTTCCCAAGCCACCACCCTTATCTATCAAATATTTGGAGGCTATCTAAGATCTCGAG TGAAGTGCTTAAACTGCAAAGCAGTTTCAGATACCTATGAGCCATTCCTCGATATTACTTTGGATATAAAG GCAGTTACATCTGTCACCAGGGCTCTAGAACAGTTTGTGAAACCAGAACAACTGGATGGTGAAAACAGCTACAAGTGCAGCAA GTGTAAAAAGATGGTTCCTGCCTCAAAGAGATACACGATACACCGTGCTTCCAACGTTCTCACAATATCACTGAAGAGGTTTGCAAATTTTACTGGTGGAAAGATCAATAAG GATGTAAAATACCCTGAATATTTGGATCTCCGAGCATATATGTCCCAATCAATAGGAGAACCTCTCATCTACGCTTTATATGCAGTTCTTGTACATAGTGGTTTCAACTGTAATGCAGGACACTATCTCTGCTTCATCAAG GCTGGGAATGGACTCTGGTATCGAATGAATGATGCTTCAGTAGAGCTCTCTGATATCAAGACAGTGCTCAACCAGCAAGCTTATGTGCTTTTCTATATCAG GCGCTATGATTTGACGCTCGGAGAACGTGCTTTTTACCTGCCGGCACCGTCTTATCCCCGCTCCTTCCTCGGTCAGCGGGGGGCTAATAGTAAGCAGGCTGGCTTTATGGGACCACGACTTCCTCCTCACATGATTAAG AATTCGAGCCGTTTAAATGGAAACGGACCCCTAAAAGAGGATCCCAGTACCATTGGTGTTACCCTAAAAAGGCCATCTTCAGCTCCACCAACAGCTTGTGTTCAAAACTGGGCAATTGCCAGGCCTTCAATTCCAGATCCATCAAAACCCCAGAAGATCACTATCAGTATTCATAACAAATTGCCTGCACGTCAAACTGTGTCACAACCTGACTGTCCTAGCGGTGCTGCAGAGGATGAGGACCTAAGCAAGCCTGTTGCTTCATCTACCATTACAAATTCTTCTGCAGCAGAGTCTACCTCAAATGCATCTACAGTGTCAGTTGCTACTAACATTTCCAAACAGGAAGTTCCCGATGAGATTTTTGTTGAGCCAGCAGTGAATGGAAATGGAAACTCTAAACTCAGCTCTGATAATGTAGTCCCTTACAGTTCAGAATCTTCAGGAAAATCTGAGGAGTCCAAGGGCTTGTTTAAAAGGAATTGCAACATAGTATCTTCCAATGGAATTTTGATTGGAAAGGTGGTCCGTACCTTGCAGAATTCCCATTCTTCCTGTCAGAACGCTGAAGAGGAGAGATCCCAGCACGAGCTGCCAAAAAATGATTCACTAAATGGTGCTATTAGTTTAGATAATGAATCTAAAGAAAATGGACTGAAACTTGATGATTCCACTtgccaagtccaacctgttaaaccttctgagattttcttttctaaaaCAAATGGATTGCTTGAAACG ATGCCTATAACTTTGTCGCCGGTTCCTCAAGAAATCCTCTTAGAGTCTCTCACGtacagccagctgaacagctTGTCAGAGGAAATAAG TGTCCCTGGACCACAGAAGTCTTCTGAGAATGAAGCTCTTATGGAAACTGTAGTGATGGAAGCACTCTTTGCCTATGAGGAATCGaagaaggttccttccaactttaGCTGTGAGGTTGAGAATCTTTTTTCTCAATCAGATTCTGAAACCATTTCTACCAAAGAAGTAGCTGAAAGTATAAAACAAGCTGATAATGTACATCCTAATATCAACAGTCAGCACAAGGTTAGGAAAAAATCCTTGGATAATGAAGATGAATTCCTTGGGCAATGTGAGTCTGAAGATGGCAGAGACAAAGACAAACCAAGAAGGTCAAAAGAACCTGAACTCATTTCAAAAGAAAATCCTTTGTACATCAAAGGGTCTCCTGAGAGTGAAGAGAAATTAGGACCAACTTCCTCTTTGAAGTCTGACATTGAATGTAGTTCTAAAAAACTTGCATCGTTAGATACTGCAGACAAATGCCAGGATACAAAGGACATCTCTAATAACTACGTAGAAGTACCACCTGTTAATGACTCTTCCATTACAAAGCTGGATAAGGTTTTGGAGAGTCAATTTTCTAGAGAAAATGAGGGACTGAGTAATAAAAAATGTGAAGAGGACAAACATAggaaaaaatacaagaaaactCTGTATGACTCCAAAAGAACTGACAAAGAGCACTAccgaaagaagagagaaagctcAGACAccgaagagaaggagaagcaaaCCAGGAGCAAAGCAGATGACCATTCCCACAGGAGGAGGTGCTCTCGCAGCGTGGAAACAAATAAGCAAAATCGTCCTAAGCAGGAGTACTGCAGTGAAAGCAAGTACAGAGCTTCCCATGGTGACAGAAAGAGCCCAGACAAGGGCAAAAGCTCAGGAAAATATTCTCGGTATAGATCCCGAAGCAGAGAAAGAACAGAACAAGACAGGAATAGGTATTATCATTCCAAAGGGGAGAGAACTTGGAGCAGAGAAAGATACTATCAAGATGAGCCACGGAGATGGGATAAATGCAGGTACTACAATGATTATTATTCCTCTTATGGAGCAAGAGATGGTAGAGAGAGAAAGTCTTCTTACTGCGATAAAGACTTTGACAAAGTGAGTCAAGCTTACAACAGGTCACAGAAGGATTATCATTGCAGAAGCAGGTGGCCTCACAACACCTTCACTGATGGACATCACTTTAGCAGCCACAGAGCAAACATCTATCATTGTTCGGTACCTCAGCAGCAATCTGAAAAATATCCTCGTGAAAGGCATGCATTTCCACCTCTGTCAGCTCACTCCAACTTTGAGGACTCTTCCTGGGAAAACGAAAAACTAAGAAATGGCAAAAGAAAATCCAGCCCCTCAGAAAGCAGCGGAAGCGAAATAGAAAGGAAATGCCGGAAAATAGATGACCAAAGAATGAAAAAAtataagaagaagaaaaagaagtccAAAGATAAACATCGAGAGAAGGATTACAA ACATTATGATTTGGATGACTCTGTGCTCCGCTTTGACAATGACAGTCGCAAAcataagaaaaagaagaaaaagaagaaacacatCAGGAAACCAAAAGACTTCTTGGAACACTTAGATCctcattttcagaagaaaaggtGGGAGAGGGAAGAATCCTGTCCTCCGGGTGGCTATTTTTGTGAGCAATACAGAAACCAGGGCAGTAACCAGCCCTCCAAGGAAGGGAAGTCTTCTGCTGCAGGTGAAAGCAAGAAACACAGCTTCATCCCATCCAATGAGTATGGTAAAG ATGCAGAGCTTACTGATGGAAGCCTTCACTACTCCAGCTAA